The following proteins come from a genomic window of Candidatus Methanoperedens sp.:
- a CDS encoding type II toxin-antitoxin system RelE/ParE family toxin, producing MSRNTTPYEVLIDERVEKDLEKVPKYVVEKFLKLLDEFEKNPVQPRSGFDVKPMEGYPDNTYRLRIGKYRVLYSVDNDPRKVRITSVQHRGDAYK from the coding sequence GTGAGCAGAAACACAACTCCATACGAAGTTCTTATCGATGAACGGGTTGAGAAAGATTTAGAAAAAGTCCCAAAATACGTTGTTGAGAAATTTCTAAAATTACTTGATGAATTTGAGAAGAATCCTGTTCAACCAAGATCAGGTTTTGATGTTAAGCCGATGGAAGGATACCCGGATAATACCTACAGATTAAGGATTGGCAAGTACAGGGTTCTTTATTCTGTGGATAATGATCCAAGGAAAGTCAGGATAACTTCAGTCCAGCATAGAGGAGATGCATATAAGTAA